The segment tcactgtgaccttgcatctgtctcattctcgtagatcttctgtgtgtgaagcatcaatgttttcacagacatggatggaaactgtcagagacactggactggtgggcggagtcatacaaccacagggtggactggtgggaggagtcatacaaccacagggtggactggtgggcggagtcatacaaccacagggtggggATTCTCATTGTTAAAGAgtcagatcctttttgtttaaccagaaacagtcctgaaatcaccgtcaccaaacccaccagactccatttaaataaatagtcaTTTAATCATCATAAGACACTCTTCATTCagagtcgacagaaacaaaataagactcacaaaaaccatcttggttcatctttccactattccaacaatcaccagctctggtttggtttaaatgaacccttaactcaccagttagatgtgacaacatgctgcctctatacacactaacatgactttatttaaatggagtctggtggggtTGGTGACGGTGATTTCAGGACTGTTTCTGGATCTTTATCTTCAAtacaaagctctatctctgtagggatcctttcataatgctgtcagacactgagaataacaatctgagcctgtcagcctgtttcactgcagcACGCTCTCTCTCAGTactgttgttcccatcagtTACTGAGGCACAAATCATGGGAACATAAAGTCCAGGTTGACAAATACCAGTTACTCTTTAAATGAGTCGAGTCCTTTAACATTATCTCGGGCCTCCGTGTCCTCTCCCTGGATTTCCTCTGTGTCAGACTTGTGATGAAGTCTGTGCAGGCAGAGGATTATACTTCTACTGAATTCATATTTGATGTGTTTCCTAATGATCTGTACATGTAATGAAGACTAGAGCCATGGATGACAGtggtttttatgtgttttcccCCTCAGAGAAGTTCACTGTTAAGCAGCAGACGTGTTAAATATCTGATGGAAGGACAGGAAGTTGACGCATGTCTTCTCTCCTCAGATCGAAGCTCTGCAGGAAGTTCTGGAGAAGTTAAAGAACAAACAGCTGCCGTCGTCAGAGAAGAAGCTCGGCTGGGTTCCTGCTGTAAGAAACTCTCATTTATTCACCTGATTATTCACCTGAGGGGCTCAGCAGGTCTGCACGCATCCTGTCTGTTCAACACTGCTCAGGTCTGAGGAGGTTTATAAAACAGGGTTTGAGTGAGACGAACTAACTGAAGCCTGTTTTATGAGCAGCCCCAGACTGCTTTGGCTTTTTTGTCAGACGGTGTTCAGTTGTTGAACGTGCGTCATGCTGTCACTTCTCTGCCACAGCTGGAGAGAGTGATGAACCATGAAAAGAAACAACCTGCAGAAATAATAACAGTCAGAAAAGCAGCACTTGAACTGTTCATGGTTAAGGGACAATATTTTAACCTTAAATGGATGATGGAGATAAAAACAGCAGTTagctctgacacaaactgacatGACGTCAGAGAACAGCGCtgagttaaaggtccagtgagtCAGATTCCGGAGGATTTGGTGGCGTCTGCCACTGACGGCTCCAACAGGtcacagccagactccagtgataaaaccagtgatttaacatgagtgaacacaggagctgctggtcgactgctgcctccatcagtcagtgtgtctgtgtcactgtgtgactttggtgttttaaagggttaatgcagtttcagaaacattttgttgctgaccccgtCCACAGTGTGTTGAACTCCAGTCCCTgtccgactgacatctactgtaggtaatgaTGAAAATACTGATAAATCTTATTTATATTGCACCTTTCAAAGACCACCACGAAGTGATTTAGGTCCCGTCACACCGACCACTTCCCTGTGTGATCCACAACTTTCCCCAGTTCACATTCCCAGATTGCATCGAGAAACGTTCCAGTTTCCGTCTGACATTTCCAACATTAATAATTAGCCAACAGCCCGTCCTGAACAACTTAGAAGGATAAAGTAAAACCTATGGATTACTTTATACTGAGTTATATTTCCCAGTATTTGATGGTATTTTCAACCATCCCTCAGTGTTTTATGCACACCCTCGGTCCTTCTGCCAAATGACCCTCAGATTTTTACAAATATCTTTTGGTAACCCACTGAGCTGCCCTGTGTGCTTATACCAGGCAATTCCAAAAATTACACTGTGAATGAATTGGCCTTTAGTGAAACAGCTTCTGATTTAAAATCAGTTCTAAAATCAACAGGTGACCAGTGTTGGGAAGCCGAGATCAGGGTGATGTCGTCATGTTTTCTAGTCCCAGTCAAGATTCTagcagcagagttttggatgAGCTGAAGGTGCGTTTACTGATGTCAGAGAGTGAGGAAATGAAAATAGGTAACACAGTGACTGTGGATAAATATCTCATACAACCCCGCTCCAAAACGTCAGGAGCCGTTTACACAAAGAGCCTGAGAAGTGTCTCACAGAGCTCCTTAACTCAGCCTAAAACCCTTTAGTCAgcagtcagaggtcagaggtcaggagtGATTCAGGAAAGTTCTGTGAGTGATgaagggacagaaactgtgacctcagtgaggaggtgtggtcgaCCCTGTTGTTAGGtgtgatgtgattggttgtcagagacacGCCCCTCTGTGAGCCTGTAAGGTGTGAGGACACCCAGTGGACATGAGATGAACTGCAGACTGTGACAGTGTCagtgttagtgtgatcactgctgatgaaggttgagacagactcatcactgctgctctgaccTCACATAcctcagtgatgatgtcatcattttgtttctgacGTTACAGAGTCAgctgggaaatgtgtgtgtatccctgatgacatcatctgatCTGCAGCGTCTCATTTCCTCTGTCgtccagtgtttggagaatatttctctgacctctttgtgtttccaccattttctcctcctgATTCAGAAACTCTTaaactcctcctcctgctcccaaCACTTTGTCTCCtcaggagctcttttaaggtcagAGATggtttgtgaataacttttatcttaacGAGGACCTCGTCTTAAGTTTAAgaggaaattctaagaaaacgttACAATTCTTAGAATTTTCTTAGAGTTTCATCACTACGAGCCACTCTTAGCacgaggaagctttgtgaatacgacCCCTGGATCTGTCCCTTTAATCAGGTGTGTTTGTAAAGGAACATTtactgcatttttttattttattctgttttcttcaagtcgtgtgtgtgtgtgtgtatattttatagtattaactgtgtgtgtgtgtgtgtgtgtgtgtgtgtctcagtgtgatgCAGGTGAGCAGTGTGCGGTGCGTAAAGGCTCGAGGATCGGGAAGTTGTGTGGATGTCCCGGAGGAACCGTCTGTAACTTCACTGTCCTCAAGTGCCTGTAGGAACTTCCTGTTTTTCtcagctacaaaataaaagcggcttttttaaaactccactgctctgtttgtttcatatcacacacacaccgtgcTCCTGCTGCTCCAGGTACCAAACACTCACATCATTTGTCTCATAGCAGGCGTGGTCAAACTTTGGTTTGCAGGTCATTCAGTTATAATACAGTCATATTACATGTGACTTTTCTCTCTTGTTTCTCAGGTTGAAGTTAAAGAtctcacactttattttatgaaCTCAGTAGATTTATTTGTCTCAGGACGTCCACATCCAGTGTCTCCATCTGTGAGATCATAACTAGTTTTAACAACTAAAGACTCTCTGAACAAACTGTCACACTCAGTCTGTTTCTATGGcatcagagaaaatggatttattgatattaaaatccctgtaaacatgtcagtgtgagtgaaatggtcctgcagtgaatgtgtcacagtgggactaacacacccagatcatgtgactcctgcatgtatacagtcaatcagacccaaactggccgaggcgctctgagcatgctccacagtttccgccccgggctttgacccggaagtccaatagcattaaatgtgtaagagaagaagaagccggtaacaacatggagaaatctacatccagagccgtgactttttggacggaccaaatgtacagagctgtaaagttgtccaccatggtagcagttagctgctagctaaccgtagctaacttgtttgtccattgtttggtctgtgacgtaataggtcaacaggaaaaaggtccaatactaacaagctgaaagggggcatatctccacctatcgtagaggagtcgcacatacttggctcaataaatggattcccctcccgtgcttgtatactgggacaaggacagtaggccagttagatgtcctcgtccagctgggactgtagctACACTAaactgtttccatggaaacggACTGAGTGAAGCTCATCTGGAAGCTCATCATCCTCACCAGGGTCGACCTGACAGCAGGTGCCGTGTTGTGCAGCTGTGAGGTCAGTTGATGTACTGCTGGTTGGATGTTCAGAAGCAACACTGGAGACGTCTCCTGGTTGTGAAATGAACACTGAGTTGACAGTCAGCAGCTCTGGTGGAtgttcctgcagtcagcatgttAACAACACGCTCCGTCTGTGTCATGTGATCAAACATGGTTCATCTCTCCACTGtcccaacaatcaccagctctgctTTGGGTTGAAATGAACCCAGTTAGATGTAAAACATGCCTCTCTGTACAAGAGTTTCTCCACGTCAGAGAAACTCCACTGGTTCATGGATTCTGGcttgttttgggatttttattCTTCTTGCATTTTAACTGGCTGCTGTGCTCGCTCTTTGTGGCGTGTAGCCGTTCAACTCGTCAGTGTTTATAGTTGTAACAACAGGTCGCTCAGTGAGACTTTCACCTGGTTAAACAGAGGATGTATTAGTCGGAGGCACACCTGTCAGGTGCTGCTCACTGTCACAGTTTGAAATATTCTACTGAGCGCATCAAAAGTTTTcaacctgtgaaaaatgagagcaaaaacaaaagtgctgtgTGTGAAGTGTTGCTCAGTATATGATCATTATGACATGTTAAATATGCAACAACAATAAAGGAGCAGTTCAAGTGCAAACCAAACAGTTTGAGATTTAATTTCAGCGCAGACAGAAACTTGGAgagattttaaaaacactttaatgtttttagtaaaagtgaaactttggcattttctgacaggaaacagcagcagagagaaataCGGGCACTTCATTTACCTTCAGTTTAAAGCAGTGGAAAATATCAAAGATGCtcaaacatgttaaaatgtttatttcataaGTTCCAAGAATTCTCCTGGAAATATGAGAAACGTGAAACTGAAATGTGACCTGAGAGTTTTAGTTGCTGAAAAGCAGCTGAATATGAAACACGAGTCGTCTGcaggcagaaaaacaacaggtggagaaaaaagattcaaataataaataaagaattcaTATTTATTTGGCTTTAAACTGACGATCTTCTCATTATTGGTCACTAAAAGTTGTTTCTGAGAAACTTCAGTTCTGAGGAAATGAGCCCCCCCCCCAGTACATCTTACatcatatcatcatcatcatcatcatcgggATTTTAGTTCAGACCAACTTAAAGGAAAACTCTTCTTTATATCAACCTGATGGGTTTTACATGAACGTAACTTTGACTCAAATCATTTCAAAcactttgttgtttgttcaaCACAAAATAAACTGGTTTATTTACATGTAGCTGACGCCTGTGACACACTGCCTGCCTCAggcgtgtgtgttgttgtttgtttgttttttggcatcCATGTTAAGAGGTTAGATcagccacactgcctgtgtgagcagtgcTTCTCAGATGCTGCTGAGCGTGAGCtgagtggttcccagctggtgggtcgtgggtccGTTCTGAGTGGACAGCAAGTGACtcgcgaatgtgtcaagtttgtaaaaaaaaaaaaaaaaaccactattttgaagtacagtgaatttttggcacagcttttattttattttgaagtacagtgaatttttggcacagcttttattttgaagacgGCAAACTAGGCAAAGGCATGTATGATGCAGCATGTCTTAAAGTGTGCGGAGGCTAAACTGATGACTGAGAAAAGTGGagcagttaggaaccactggtGTAGAGAAGAGAGTGCCCCGGGTATGATTcttaaaacccagaaatgagttagcatgttagcgcTTCCTGTTCCCTGGTCTTgaggtcagtgtgtttttggttcAGTGTGTGAAATAACACAAGCTGAGAGAccttcacattttgttcttcGTCAGTAAATACCCAGTGTGAActctgaagcttttatgtgtctctAACAAGAGTCTAAATGAGACGACAGAACGTCGTCACGCTGAACACGACTTTACAGCCTCACTGTGGTGGTGACGttaaagtcatgtgaccgtgatGTAGTTAGTTTACAGCCTTACGTTAGCGTTTTACCTCTGttgatttaatttattcttCAGTAATCATAAAGTGGTGTTCGTCAgtgaagattatctcactgGACAAAACCTGAAGGATCAGAAAcgtttattttctgtaataatccaaaatcaaacaaaaaaaaatcctgtttgcTTTCTGACcagggaaccagggtgacgcTGACTTCAATGTCGGCCTACAGAGAAGTACATCCTGCAGCGCTCTGTGGGAGCCccgcctgttttatttttctgcgtgcagttttcagcaaaaacaattgaaagtgtttttttgatgaaagattctttttgtgtttgtaaatgtgttttgtggGCGGAGCCAAACTGGCGGCAGAAAGTGACAGTAGTGGTGTCGGCATTAGCgccaaataaaacataaaaatcacTGTAACGTTTATATTTCTCAACCGATTGCAATGAGTCATTTTTCGATCCACGAGTTTATGATCTACGTGTAgtggaaataaagttttgtctGCAGTTAATTATAATCTGGATATTCAGACTGTAATAGCTGCTGGACGCTcagtagaggagtgtgtgtttggattatttattatttacatgGTGATAAATCATaagagttgaaaaaaaaactcacatttgtCAAACATGGATTTGTCTTATTATCCTTAATAGTTGTGGAGACGTCCacatataatttaatttaatgtggaCGTCCATCTTATCAATgtgctagcatgctagctagctaacgctgtctGTTTATTAACTCCTGGATCATAACAAAGTACATTAACTGTCACCACTGCTCACTTTAGGAAGGACACCACAAGAAAACCCTTAATGTGCATTTAGATCGGTTCATCTGCATCCAGGCAGGGAAAGTGAAAGGctcgctaacattagccatgtaGCTAACGTAGCTAGCATGCTACCTATGGCTGATCGCTGacaggtagaaacaaacaatgacccagtgtctgtttattaatttcaacaaagaacatgttttcttgtggtgtcctttctaaaatgagcagtttCTATATTCTGTTCTGATCCAGGAGTTCATGAACagacagcgttagctagctatctACAAAGGTGTCTGATGTTGCTTCCACATTAAATGATATTCTGTGTGGACGTCTACTCAAGTTTGAACCAGGGACAATGAGACAAATTCATGTTTGACAGATGTGAGTTTTTACAGTTCCTATGATGATGAATTATCTTTCAGCACATCAGTGATTCAGTTCATGTAATCCAAACACACTCTTCTGCTGAGCGTCCAGCAGCCATTACAGCCTGAATATACACATTAGAATTAACCAAAGACGAAACTTTATCTTCTACTACGGCGTCCTCAGAGACGGTTTTCCATAAAATGAAGGTTTTCTTAAACTGTGTTCCTGTTCTGACATCCAACGACACCAcaagacatttttattctgGGTCTGTCACTGCTTCTCTCTGATGTCGGCTGTTTTTCTGCCACCAGGAGGCGCACGCCACTGCTGTGACGTAACTGTGACGTCCACTCAGAGCTGGTCTATTAACGTCACGCCACCTTTCACCGCAGTTTAAACGTCTATCTGTCACagatatgaaaaaataaaaatatttcttaTTAACTCAGCCcttcctgtttcaaaataaaagccttcagACAGTGTATCTGTGACAGGATCCCTTCATCTGTCAACACCACGCTTTtaattgtgaaatatttgcagagTCGTGATGCTGTCGATGCAGCGGCTGCACGGTGCAGTGAGTTTTTAGGGGATTAGCTTTTAACTGTGTAAATACAGTCGTTACAGCAGCAACGCCGTCTGTGTGACACACGTGCGAGCTGCAGCAAGGTAGCATCACACGCTGCTCGTGCAGTGATCGAGACCCTCGCTCTGGTTTGTGTTTCATGTGATACAAGCGATGTTTCAACAGTCACAGATTTCTAATTAATAACACAAGGAAGATATTTCACGTAACGTCAGACATGTCTTTGGCTCTTTGtgaactttttttaaacaacagccAAAACAACGTGTGATCAACACTTTTCTAAACATATCGTTCATTCAAagcctggaaaacagtttttgtagttTGATAACTTTTCCAGGGGTTGTATGACCGTGTGAACTGTCACTGCGATCTGATATCACCTCAGAGGAAAGTTTCGGCTGTGTTGGAttattcagtttaaaaaaataccccaaaataaaaaagacatctCAGAGTGAGCGTGGAGAGCGAGGAGTCGTCACACAGCTGTGACTGTGTAGCTTCATTCCTGCACATCAGGAAGTTTCAGGCACTCGTTTGCAAACAGCCAAcgacacacactgacagcctCACACAGGTAAACAAAGTCGACCTGGACGTCTGCAGTGAGCCAATCACACGGCTGCTCTCAGTGTTTACTTTGTGTCACAGACTCAGAGTGTTTGAGATGACTCAGGTTTATTGTGAACTACGTTCTAATTTCACTGAGTCTCAGGTGGAGAGTCACATCAGTAGAGCGGAATCGTCCTTTAACACAGTGTTTAAACTCGAACACGCCGCCGCCATCAGACGgcagaaagtgaaagtgaaacctcAAAGTGTCTCAGCTGGTCTGGAGTCAGTCTGCAGTAGTTTAAGCACAGTCGGAGCAGAAAACTCAAGACACAAGAACGTTcttagaaataataataaacagaagGTGATTATATCAACACAAACTAACCAAtaccaccttaaaaaaataataattatccCGCTCGGGTTCGTCGAGCAGCTTTGGCGTTAATCTTCAATAACTGTTTGGTccgtctcttcctcctccagcagtctctctctctgatcCATAATCAATACCATGTGATCACGTCTGATCCGTCAGGTGACGACACGACAGCTCCGACGGGACTCAtctgaacagagacacagataaaactgatcaatcaatcaatcaatcaatcaatcaatcaatcaatactTCAGTTACAACACGTTACTGAAGCTCAGGACACGGCTGACCCCGGGTCAGATCCAGGTTTCAGaacctctgttgttgttgtttatgtttattatgTGGGGTCATAGCTTTAACTCTTTAATGTCCACACCaggaaaacagaaattattgatTGAACAGACCTGGTCATTTCATATCTACAGAACAGATGAGACGTCTCTTCATAGTGTTTGTAAAAATCTACATTACAAACCATGTTCTGTTATAATATCTCTAATATGTTAATATACAAACATATATCAGgggttaccatggaaacagcaGTGTTAGCAGTACGAATAATATGTCCATGGATTTATTCTGGATATTTACCATCACAGAAAACATCATACAGATATAATTTTATTCATCAAATATATAAAGTGAAAATGGGGGAGGCGTGTCAAATAATTTTAAGCTTCGGGGGGATATACCTCAAATAAATACCtaaaaaaaataccccaaatAAATACCTCAAATAAATACCCCGAATAAATACCCCAAATAAATACCTCAAATAAATACCCTGAATAAATACCTCAAATAAATACCTCAAATACATACCCAAATAAATACCTCAAATAAATACCCCAAATACATACCTCAAATAAATACCTCAAATAAATACCCAAATAAATACCTCAAATAAATACCCCAAATAAATACCTCAACTAAATACCTCAAATAAATACCCAAATAAAGGAGAGATTCTCCGTCCAGTTATCATAGATAAGTAAGTGTACACGGTGTGATAGCTGTCAgcttttatatcacagtatatCGCTGCCACTCTTCCCACCACACAGAGCCGTCATGTCTGCAGCGACTGTTTCTGATACTAACTTCCTGTAAAGACAGActatttaaagacacagtgacatctagtggatGTTTGTAGGATAACAGACTCAAACTGAAGGGTAGAGACAGCTCAGTCAGGTCGACCTCAGAGACTCAGAAGGAGCTCCACCAAACTGTGAGCTAAAGTTGATCGATATCTGTCGCTTGTTTTATTCTTTGTCTTACTTTTATTTGGCGGCTACTCCGTTTGAAGCTACAGTTCCCATAATGCTTTGGggaatgtaaacaggaagtgtaatGTTGCTGTGAGTTAAACTTTGAGCCCTGTTGTTTTTAATCTGGTGAAATAGTCTCGATTCACAGTGAGCTGAACGATGTGAGAGCAGATCCTGTCTGCAGTGAGCCTACTGATGTACAGGTGTCTGTGACACTGCAGATAATATCAAGACATGAGGATCCTCAGGGAGGTTCCTCTGGTTTCTTAGTGGATTGGCAGGTGTTTATTCTGGACAGACGTCAGAGAGAACGAGACGTCACACTGAATgatataaacatgtttctgtgtgttcacATTTCACTGAGTGATgaagaacaggaggaggaggaggaggaggagttctGACTGAGTGAGTTGGTGCTAACATGCagtattctgtgtgtgttgacctctgacctgcgGAGGCTGCGAGCTTCGTAAAGCGTGTCGTCCTCATCGCTTTCCACCGCATCCATCTCCACGGAGTCGTCGTAGTTGGACAGCAGGCCGTACTTCTTCTTGTAGGTGGGTCGCTTCAGCCTGACAACCAGGTAGAAATCATCATTACCAGACTCTAATGCTGGTGGAGGGAAAATGATTCAGCGTTGTGTTTGGTGGATCAGACGCACGCTGAACTAAAGGGAGGCTCCAACTGCTTCAGAAAACCACCTGAGTCATGTTTACAGAGTGTGTGCGGCTGCTGGTGAGAGACAGAGTTTAAACTGTGAGGTTCCTGGGTGGAGTTTGGTGTGACGGCTAAAGGGGCCGTTATGGAGGTATGGTTAGTTTTTAGTGAAAACAGATAAACTGATTTAACTAAACCGATCAAGTGTCAAACCTTGACTACATAAAAATAATCTGGAAGGATAAATTCATCATTAAAATATTTGCTTGGTGGGCTGAACGCAGCGATGAATGCAGAACTAAAGAGTAAATCCGACAGCGTTAGAAAAACACGACTCACATTTAACGTGTGTACAGTCGATAACGGGagagaaaacattaaattaCTTGGTTTTTTAAATGGACTTTGGTGTGATATCTGTCCACAGGTAAGACAGGCAGTCAGTGAGGTGACATTACAGTTGAGATAAGGAGGTACAGACCTCGTACTGTACGACCACTGATCAAATTTTCTACAAATCTCTCCCTGTGGTTCTGTTCCTTCCACCTGTCAGTCACCTGGATGTGCAAAGACACCACACCAAACTCCATGGATAAATCTGCTGATTTAATGCTCCTCCTCTTATCAGCACTTCTACATCGTCTGTTAAATGTAATGCATGTGATTTTCTAAAGCTGCAGGAGCGACTCAGCCTCAGTAATGTTCACAGCTTGGACgaaaataaacagatattgCAGGTAAAGGGAAGAGTTTATTGTATTTTGATGATGTGTAGATTTGATCATTTAATGAATGCTGTTTGACTCAATGACAGTCCATATGTTGTAATGAAAGTGTATTTATGGTTATTCTCTGTGTCCAGCTCTGATGCAGAGGCACCACTCTATAAATACTACACAACATGTTTGATTGACTTCCTGAGAAACTAACTTGGTGAGAGTTAGGAAGAGGTTCACATGCTGAATTAAAGAGTGGCCACAGACATGATACTAAAGGGCATAAATCATCTTTCACAGCATATACACACCTGCTGATACTAGAGGAAGAATTAAATTGATAGGTTTATGAATGAGGTTTGGTGTGACGTCAACAAATCTATTAGTTTTGGGTTAATATAATATTTGTCAACTGTCTTTATGTAGTTTTGAACATCTTTTATCTGAGCTGTGCCTTAAACCCATCATGTTTAATATCACAGACATTACACTAAGCTCTGCTTCttcctttacacacacacagtttggaCGCAGTACCAAACTCCATTGATAAATCTAGTGATTTAATACGTCTTCTCTTACCAACACTAACACATAATGTATTAACTGTCATACATGTGATTTTCTGAAGCTGGCAGTGACGCATTTCCGTTCGGCTTACATCTCGTCTGAGAATACAGTTAATCTTTctagaataataataatgtttttaacaTTGTGAGAGATAAACGTCAGGACCAAAGTTAACACGGTGTTTAGTTCAGGTGTTCACAGAGTTGTAGATTGTTCGTTTTTCTGAGCGGAGTCAAACAGTTGTTCTCACCTCACGGCTCGGATCAGGAAGTAGAGAACTCCGATCATGGTGATGCCGATGAGGACGTACAGGGCCCTCTGGATCATCGAGCTGTCCACATCGAACCCGTTAGACAGCCCTTCGGTACCCTTCCCGCCGCCGCCGCTGTGTGTGGAGTTCAGCCCGCTGGAGTTCGTCACGGCGGGTTTGATCGCCGCGGTGCTGCCGGGGGCCGCTGGAGTCACATCCTCCGCCGCGGACACGAACAGCCAACAGATCGGTACAAGAGCCGCCGAGAGAAGTCtgtaaaaagtcattttaacaACCGGAAACTGTCCGCGCGGACTTAGAGGAGAAAGCAATGGCGGGAGAGTGTGGCGTTTTTCACCGGAACCGAGAGCAGACCCGGGTTTTCCAGATACACGTCGCGTTGGCTGAACTCTGTTGATATCATAAAGTAAATCCAAAACTAGGAAGTTCACATCCACCTACCGATGACGTCAGGCCTGTCTGTGGAGCACGTTCACCCTCAGTCTGACTCGTAGGACTTTCAGGTAACTCCTGCCAACCAATCACAAGCCAGACACCTGCAAGGTCAGATCCGGGGTTTAAATAACACAGCACAGCAAGGAAATGtcaatcactttattttatccAAA is part of the Epinephelus moara isolate mb chromosome 10, YSFRI_EMoa_1.0, whole genome shotgun sequence genome and harbors:
- the fam174c gene encoding protein FAM174C, encoding MTFYRLLSAALVPICWLFVSAAEDVTPAAPGSTAAIKPAVTNSSGLNSTHSGGGGKGTEGLSNGFDVDSSMIQRALYVLIGITMIGVLYFLIRAVRLKRPTYKKKYGLLSNYDDSVEMDAVESDEDDTLYEARSLRR
- the LOC126397096 gene encoding uncharacterized protein LOC126397096 isoform X2; protein product: MSQTETQHPEASLSVPQRPARSESISAMLSGRMLLLSASCWLLVVLGSSKELIEKRSPGDTAIKTQEEEELTWMETVRDTGLVGGVIQPQGGLVGGVIQPQGGLVGGVIQPQDRSSAGSSGEVKEQTAAVVREEARLGSCL
- the LOC126397096 gene encoding uncharacterized protein LOC126397096 isoform X1 — translated: MSQTETQHPEASLSVPQRPARSESISAMLSGRMLLLSASCWLLVVLGSSKELIEKRSPGDTAIKTQEEEELTWMETVRDTGLVGGVIQPQGGLVGGVIQPQGGLIEALQEVLEKLKNKQLPSSEKKLGWVPACDAGEQCAVRKGSRIGKLCGCPGGTVCNFTVLKCL